From Cellvibrio zantedeschiae, the proteins below share one genomic window:
- the wzx gene encoding O-unit flippase-like protein → MNAKISKKEIFWGGMAHFSNFGLSLILLPFVLKYMSEGEIGLWYIFLTIGGLAQLAEFGFQPTIARQAAYIYAGAKEILIEGVPRKSTETIDVNLLHDFIAASKYIYRIIAIIASAILLIVGYVFISHANSGIDDLKTLQSWCVYALSISINLYFGYYNGLLTGRGEQSKANKIIIASRLTSIIVAIPLLQYGLGLNGLAIASLFSCLVSRCLYAHFFNSKNYNATRSAKRNLFKVPEYTMILWHSSKKLGFAQLGSYLILRGNFFVVSATMGLQITAAYGLTLQVLGLISALTTMIFTLQLPHINRLQTQGRQQNIKELYISSQILSLTVFAAGATCIVAFGDVLLSLLKSNAHLIPINWLVALSVIMLLELHHSLAATYLTTLNTTPFLASSLISGTTILAASILIATQATSPNLGFLILTQGIVQLLYNNWKWPYEAAKQLALTYQDYVRTIFFRP, encoded by the coding sequence ATGAACGCTAAAATATCAAAAAAAGAGATTTTTTGGGGTGGGATGGCGCACTTCTCCAACTTTGGTTTGAGCCTAATACTATTACCTTTCGTTTTAAAATATATGAGCGAAGGAGAGATTGGCCTTTGGTACATATTTTTAACTATTGGGGGATTGGCTCAATTAGCCGAATTTGGTTTTCAGCCCACAATTGCTCGGCAAGCTGCTTATATTTACGCAGGTGCTAAAGAGATATTAATTGAAGGAGTCCCCAGAAAAAGCACTGAAACAATTGACGTGAATCTACTTCATGACTTTATAGCAGCATCAAAATATATATATCGGATTATCGCTATAATTGCTTCTGCAATACTATTGATCGTAGGGTATGTCTTCATAAGCCACGCAAACTCGGGCATTGATGATCTCAAAACACTTCAATCATGGTGCGTATATGCATTAAGCATTTCTATTAACCTGTACTTTGGTTACTACAATGGGTTACTCACTGGCAGAGGGGAACAATCTAAAGCAAATAAAATTATAATTGCAAGCAGATTAACCTCCATTATTGTAGCAATTCCACTTCTACAGTATGGCCTAGGGCTAAACGGGCTAGCAATCGCGAGCTTATTCTCCTGCTTGGTTTCACGGTGTTTATACGCGCACTTTTTTAATTCAAAAAATTATAACGCCACTCGTTCTGCAAAAAGAAATCTCTTTAAAGTACCTGAGTACACTATGATTTTATGGCACTCCTCCAAAAAATTAGGATTTGCTCAGCTAGGAAGTTACTTGATACTAAGAGGGAATTTTTTTGTCGTCAGCGCCACAATGGGTCTTCAAATAACAGCAGCTTATGGTTTAACCCTTCAGGTTCTCGGACTTATAAGTGCGCTAACAACCATGATATTTACACTACAATTGCCACACATTAACCGCCTACAAACCCAAGGACGGCAGCAAAATATAAAAGAACTTTATATCTCATCGCAAATATTATCTTTGACAGTATTCGCGGCAGGCGCAACGTGCATAGTAGCGTTTGGAGATGTGCTATTGAGTTTGCTCAAAAGCAACGCGCATCTTATCCCCATAAATTGGCTTGTTGCGCTTTCGGTGATTATGCTTTTGGAGCTACATCATTCACTGGCAGCTACATATCTAACCACTCTCAATACAACCCCTTTCCTTGCATCCTCATTAATATCTGGCACTACCATATTAGCTGCAAGCATTCTTATAGCCACGCAAGCAACCAGCCCAAATTTAGGGTTTCTAATTCTCACTCAAGGTATTGTTCAATTACTGTATAATAATTGGAAATGGCCCTATGAAGCGGCTAAACAACTGGCACTTACTTATCAGGACTACGTTAGGACAATTTTTTTCAGGCCATAA